One window from the genome of Bacillus rossius redtenbacheri isolate Brsri chromosome 10, Brsri_v3, whole genome shotgun sequence encodes:
- the LOC134536078 gene encoding uncharacterized protein DDB_G0271670-like, with protein MISKVLAVAAVLALPASGQYGCGYGDWGCQSASPLALAPGAPFPTVQPFLYRYLPSGWSYPHPAAAPVDAVSVATSSSSGSADADGVSTGSSSSSVSSSSGGDIEGVPSSSSSSSSSAAASAGASVSDPGASFSFAELAFRAAPDEPVVVSQALTAAPSCDGLGSAGTSSSSASSGGSEGSSASSSSSSSSSSSSSASSGAHEPAYGPFFAHAFPFAPIAPTYPAQHFTPAISMSPVAPTFPVARVVPIAPHPSFDAVGGYGVGDHWRGYGRPWSGFVNHL; from the coding sequence GTTCTTGCTGTGGCGGCTGTGCTCGCTCTTCCGGCCAGTGGGCAGTACGGCTGTGGGTACGGCGACTGGGGGTGCCAGAGCGCGTCTCCCCTCGCGCTCGCACCTGGTGCTCCGTTTCCTACCGTCCAGCCGTTCCTGTACCGGTATCTTCCGTCGGGGTGGAGCTACCCGCACCCCGCAGCGGCGCCTGTGGACGCCGTCAGTGTtgccacctcctcctcctccggctCTGCCGACGCTGACGGCGTCTCCACCGGGTCATCATCCTCATCGGTCAGCTCGTCTTCGGGCGGGGACATCGAGGGCGTCCCCTCGTCTTCTTCCtcgtcgtcgtcgtcggcggCGGCTTCCGCGGGCGCGTCCGTATCAGACCCCGGCGCGTCTTTCTCCTTCGCGGAGCTGGCGTTTCGCGCGGCGCCGGACGAACCCGTCGTCGTCTCTCAGGCTCTGACCGCCGCGCCCTCTTGCGACGGACTAGGTTCGGCGGGGACCTCATCGTCGTCCGCGTCCAGTGGCGGCAGCGAGGGTTCGTCTgcgtcttcttcgtcttcttcttcctcttcctctTCGTCGTCCGCGTCCTCGGGTGCGCACGAACCCGCGTACGGACCTTTCTTCGCGCACGCGTTCCCTTTCGCACCAATCGCACCGACGTATCCTGCACAGCATTTTACCCCTGCAATCTCCATGTCGCCGGTTGCACCGACATTCCCTGTCGCTCGTGTAGTCCCAATTGCACCTCATCCCAGCTTCGACGCCGTCGGTGGATATGGGGTCGGTGACCACTGGAGGGGATACGGCCGACCTTGGTCAGGTTTCGTAAACCACCTGTGA
- the LOC134536077 gene encoding elastin-like — protein MITKVVALAALLAIPASGQCGCGCGGWVHPGLAPLAPVYPDLGAPGWGYPRLISALAPRGSTASSSSSSSSAASGSGGSSSSSSSTSSAGASLPYGASAPVVQVAPVYPPCGGFFGDYWGGRGHPGVFPGFGSAASSSSSAAGGGGSAASSSSSSSSASGGVLGAPLAPIVPTFPVFPPSFPVAPALPSWGGVFGGCGGVWGGYGYPSGIVSGVGSSGASSSSSSAAASGLGSASSSSSASASASNPGYGYGSAAPYVSVAPIAPSYPVAPILPSYPVAPALPIAPIAPAAPSWGGIVGGYGIGSGIGGVWGGYGLPGAASSASAAAALGGLSGGLIGGYGYPSVGVGAASSASAAGVGLGGLYPRPCY, from the exons ATGATCACTAAG GTGGTTGCCTTGGCGGCCCTGCTCGCCATCCCGGCCAGCGGGCAGTGCGGCTGCGGCTGCGGCGGGTGGGTCCACCCGGGTCTCGCCCCTCTGGCGCCCGTCTACCCCGACCTGGGTGCCCCCGGCTGGGGCTACCCGCGGCTGATCTCGGCGCTGGCACCCCGGGGAAGCACCGCATCTTCTTCCTCCTCCAGCTCGTCCGCGGCGTCTGGCTCCGGAGGTagttcctcctcctcctcctccacttcCTCCGCAGGGGCCTCGCTGCCCTACGGAGCGTCGGCTCCCGTCGTGCAGGTGGCTCCCGTCTACCCGCCCTGCGGCGGGTTCTTCGGCGACTACTGGGGCGGTCGCGGCCACCCAGGGGTGTTCCCCGGGTTCGGCTCCGCCGCGTCGTCGAGTTCCTCGGCGGCTGGCGGCGGCGGGAGTGCCGCGTCGTCGTCTTCCTCTTCGTCGTCCGCCTCTGGCGGCGTCCTCGGAGCGCCCCTGGCGCCGATAGTCCCGACCTTCCCCGTGTTCCCGCCGTCGTTCCCGGTCGCCCCTGCGCTGCCCTCCTGGGGCGGTGTCTTCGGCGGGTGCGGCGGCGTCTGGGGAGGATATGGCTACCCTAGCGGCATTGTGTCAGGAGTCGGTTCTTCCGGAGCTTCTTCATCGTCCAGCTCTGCGGCGGCTAGTGGCCTTGGAAGTGCTTCTTCTTCATCATCTGCTTCTGCAAGCGCATCTAACCCTGGGTATGGATATGGATCAGCAGCTCCTTACGTCTCCGTGGCACCGATAGCACCATCTTACCCCGTTGCACCTATTTTGCCATCTTATCCCGTGGCACCAGCCCTGCCAATCGCCCCTATAGCTCCCGCTGCACCTTCTTGGGGCGGTATTGTTGGTGGGTACGGAATCGGCTCTGGTATCGGCGGTGTCTGGGGAGGATACGGCCTCCCCGGGGCTGCGTCCAGCGCCTCCGCCGCTGCTGCACTCGGCGGTCTCTCCGGCGGCCTTATCGGAGGATACGGATACCCTTCAGTCGGCGTGGGAGCTGCCTCCTCGGCCAGCGCTGCTGGTGTCGGGCTGGGCGGCCTCTACCCGAGACCCTGCTACTGA